One region of Mucilaginibacter gotjawali genomic DNA includes:
- a CDS encoding response regulator, which translates to MMNYNSRPVSVLLVDDDEINNFISIKLIKKALLNTEIMACLNGKFAIDQLVEIQRNDPAKLPDYILLDINMPIMNGWEFLDEYKRLNIDPLGKTKIFIISSSVFSNDINKARSYPLVKDFISKPLNVDKIVELFKVEDPA; encoded by the coding sequence ATGATGAACTATAATAGCAGACCCGTTAGCGTGTTACTGGTTGATGATGACGAAATAAACAACTTCATCTCCATTAAATTAATAAAAAAGGCTTTATTAAACACTGAGATAATGGCTTGCCTTAACGGTAAATTCGCTATTGATCAGTTGGTTGAGATCCAGCGGAATGATCCGGCTAAATTGCCCGATTATATCCTGCTGGATATAAACATGCCCATTATGAACGGGTGGGAGTTTTTGGACGAATATAAACGGCTGAATATCGATCCGCTGGGTAAAACCAAAATATTTATCATTTCATCTTCTGTATTCAGCAACGATATCAACAAAGCAAGGTCATACCCGCTGGTAAAGGATTTTATCTCAAAACCGCTTAATGTTGATAAAATAGTTGAACTTTTTAAAGTTGAGGACCCGGCTTAA
- a CDS encoding MBL fold metallo-hydrolase, with the protein MKIHALCEGSYSVDATKKFIPFNPEIDNYRDRPASLFIHVNPFLVETADELIVLDTGLGYKDTRDELNIHQHIMNAGYNPDEVTLVLMTHLHYDHSGGLVVERNGKLQPSFPKARHVIQKQEWETAMAGKSSSYHKEIFEALNGKVELEFVEGTGMLQPGIRYELSGGHSPFHQVFWLESEGEKCFFGGDELPEPEQLIRKFIAKYDYDGRKAMQLREEYGKIAAEEGWTCLFYHAKSLPVGKVSYFDDHFKVDPA; encoded by the coding sequence ATGAAAATACATGCGCTATGCGAAGGCTCTTATTCAGTAGATGCTACCAAAAAGTTTATCCCTTTTAACCCCGAAATTGATAATTACCGCGACCGGCCAGCCTCTCTTTTTATCCATGTAAACCCTTTCCTGGTTGAAACAGCGGATGAACTGATTGTATTGGATACCGGCCTTGGTTATAAAGATACCCGGGATGAATTAAACATCCACCAGCATATTATGAACGCGGGATATAACCCTGATGAGGTTACGCTGGTGCTGATGACGCACCTGCATTATGATCACTCTGGCGGGCTTGTGGTTGAGCGTAATGGCAAACTGCAGCCCAGTTTTCCGAAGGCCAGGCATGTCATACAAAAACAGGAATGGGAAACAGCTATGGCTGGTAAATCATCATCCTACCATAAAGAAATTTTTGAAGCGCTGAATGGTAAGGTTGAACTTGAATTTGTTGAAGGTACGGGTATGTTGCAGCCGGGCATCCGGTATGAATTATCTGGCGGGCACTCCCCTTTTCACCAGGTTTTCTGGCTGGAGAGCGAAGGCGAGAAATGCTTTTTTGGGGGCGATGAACTACCAGAACCGGAGCAGCTGATCAGGAAATTTATTGCAAAATATGACTACGATGGCCGCAAGGCAATGCAATTACGCGAAGAATACGGAAAAATTGCCGCTGAAGAAGGCTGGACCTGCCTGTTTTATCACGCCAAATCGTTGCCGGTTGGAAAAGTAAGCTATTTTGATGATCATTTTAAGGTTGATCCTGCTTAA
- a CDS encoding TlpA family protein disulfide reductase, which produces MKKLLLFFGMIIAAGCSSAQNKAIPTNIPSYHILTTDSVYVTPTNLKKDKPVLIIYFSPDCSHCQHLMYELKPKMKDFKNTQVIMITFVQQIQAIRNFVRDFDLKKYPNFTVGTEGYSMVVQRFYDVHTTPFTALYDKNKKLVKSWEKAPTVDDLTGEVKKL; this is translated from the coding sequence ATGAAAAAATTACTTTTATTTTTTGGAATGATCATAGCTGCGGGTTGCAGCTCAGCGCAAAACAAAGCTATCCCAACCAACATTCCATCTTACCATATATTAACTACCGACAGCGTATATGTAACGCCCACCAATTTAAAAAAGGATAAGCCGGTATTGATCATCTATTTTTCGCCGGATTGCAGCCATTGCCAGCATTTGATGTACGAATTGAAGCCCAAAATGAAGGACTTTAAAAACACGCAGGTCATCATGATCACTTTTGTGCAGCAGATCCAGGCCATCCGTAATTTTGTGAGGGATTTTGACCTGAAAAAATATCCGAATTTTACTGTCGGCACTGAAGGTTACTCGATGGTGGTACAACGTTTTTACGATGTGCACACCACACCGTTTACTGCCCTTTACGATAAAAATAAAAAACTGGTAAAATCGTGGGAAAAGGCGCCAACAGTGGATGATTTAACAGGTGAAGTAAAAAAACTCTGA
- a CDS encoding homoserine kinase — protein sequence MEDKIQDLNKTAAIPPPLGGRGAVGADIQVFAPATVANVVCGFDVLGFAVNEPGDEVVMRMTGKPGITISKITGDNGRLPMDPAKNTVSVSVQHYLKSIGRTDIGLDIELHKKMPIGSGLGSSSASTVAGLYAIKTLLGDESDVAGLLPFAMKGEEMACGHGHADNVAPALMGGFVLIRSYEPLDVVRLPHPEGLYCAIIFPDVDVPTREARQIIRKNIQMKDAVTQWGNIAGLVSGLFLNDIDLIGRSMKDILVEPVRSMLIPDFYKMREMAMEMGAVSFGISGSGPSVFAFTRDEDTAHRITQKLQQHLTGIKIGSNIYVSTINDKGPRVIG from the coding sequence ATGGAAGATAAAATACAAGATTTAAATAAAACCGCCGCTATTCCTCCCCCTTTAGGGGGTCGGGGGGCTGTAGGAGCGGACATTCAGGTTTTTGCCCCTGCAACTGTCGCCAATGTGGTTTGTGGCTTTGATGTTTTGGGTTTTGCAGTGAATGAGCCCGGCGACGAGGTGGTAATGCGCATGACCGGTAAACCGGGTATCACCATCAGCAAAATCACCGGCGACAATGGCCGCCTGCCGATGGATCCTGCTAAAAATACGGTAAGCGTTAGCGTGCAGCATTATTTAAAAAGTATCGGGCGTACCGATATTGGTTTGGATATCGAGCTGCACAAAAAAATGCCGATAGGCAGCGGCCTGGGCTCGAGCTCTGCAAGTACCGTGGCCGGGCTATACGCCATCAAGACTTTATTGGGTGATGAAAGCGATGTGGCCGGCCTGTTGCCCTTTGCCATGAAAGGTGAGGAAATGGCTTGTGGTCATGGTCATGCTGATAACGTGGCGCCCGCTTTGATGGGTGGTTTTGTATTGATACGGAGTTACGAGCCGCTGGATGTGGTTCGGTTGCCGCATCCGGAGGGTTTGTACTGCGCTATCATTTTCCCGGATGTGGACGTACCCACAAGGGAGGCCCGGCAAATCATCCGCAAAAATATCCAGATGAAAGATGCTGTTACCCAGTGGGGCAATATTGCCGGCCTGGTAAGCGGTTTGTTTTTAAATGACATCGACCTGATTGGCCGCAGCATGAAAGATATTTTGGTGGAGCCCGTACGCTCCATGCTGATCCCTGATTTTTATAAAATGCGGGAAATGGCCATGGAAATGGGCGCGGTAAGCTTTGGCATTTCCGGCTCCGGGCCGTCCGTTTTTGCCTTTACCAGGGATGAAGACACCGCTCACCGCATCACCCAAAAACTGCAGCAGCATTTAACAGGCATTAAGATAGGTTCGAACATTTATGTATCCACCATTAATGATAAAGGGCCGAGGGTGATTGGATGA
- a CDS encoding Gfo/Idh/MocA family oxidoreductase — MSTPIVTGLMAYGMSGRIFQAPFLTTNPGFKFKAVVERHEKKAGLRYPDVISYNSVDELLADEEIELVIVNTPGNTHFELTIKALNAGKHVLLEKPAATNGADVKTMFDLAKKLNLHLLVYQNRRWDSGFLQAKEVIESGRLGQLIEVYFRMDRYKRALSPKIFKETASTPGAGLVYDLGPHLIDNVICLFGKPLSFTKTTGIYREGSEVPDYFTYHFTYPNQLNVFITAGLLIAEVLPGFAVHGTLGSFVKDRCDVQEAQLDGGMLPTDPAYGIEPEGSEGKLVLMDLNNKPNVEWLKAPKGHYNGLFDAVHHTIRQNALYPITEEHIAWQLELLEA; from the coding sequence ATGTCAACACCAATTGTTACCGGCCTGATGGCCTACGGAATGTCGGGCAGAATATTCCAGGCGCCATTTTTAACCACTAACCCCGGCTTTAAATTTAAAGCGGTGGTGGAGCGGCACGAGAAAAAAGCCGGCTTAAGGTACCCGGACGTGATCAGCTATAATTCCGTTGATGAATTGCTGGCCGATGAGGAAATTGAGCTGGTGATTGTGAATACGCCGGGCAATACCCATTTTGAGCTCACCATAAAAGCCCTGAATGCCGGCAAACATGTATTGCTCGAAAAACCGGCTGCTACAAATGGCGCCGATGTAAAAACCATGTTCGACCTGGCTAAAAAGCTGAACCTGCATTTATTGGTTTACCAGAACCGCAGGTGGGACAGTGGATTTTTACAGGCAAAAGAGGTGATTGAAAGCGGGCGGCTTGGCCAGCTGATAGAGGTTTATTTCAGGATGGACCGGTACAAACGCGCCCTTAGCCCTAAAATATTTAAAGAAACGGCCTCTACACCAGGCGCGGGGCTGGTTTACGACCTTGGGCCGCACCTGATCGATAACGTGATCTGCCTGTTTGGCAAGCCGCTAAGTTTCACTAAAACGACAGGCATATACCGGGAAGGCTCGGAAGTACCCGATTATTTTACCTATCATTTTACCTATCCCAACCAACTGAATGTATTTATCACCGCGGGACTGCTGATCGCCGAAGTATTGCCCGGCTTTGCCGTGCACGGCACATTGGGTAGCTTTGTAAAAGACAGGTGCGATGTACAGGAAGCCCAACTGGATGGCGGGATGCTGCCAACCGACCCTGCCTACGGCATTGAGCCGGAAGGCAGCGAAGGAAAGCTGGTGCTGATGGATTTAAATAATAAACCAAACGTTGAATGGCTAAAAGCACCAAAAGGACACTACAATGGTTTATTTGACGCGGTGCACCATACCATCCGTCAAAATGCGTTATATCCCATAACTGAAGAACATATAGCCTGGCAATTAGAATTGCTCGAAGCGTAA
- the recJ gene encoding single-stranded-DNA-specific exonuclease RecJ — translation MNKRWALRDIADHEEVKSLAGALNIDPVLSALLISRGIKTFEDARLFFRPDLRLLHDPFLMEDMEKAVLRIEEAISRGEKILVFGDYDVDGTTAVSVVYSFFKKRYNNLEYYIPDRYLEGYGISFKGIDYAAENGFTLIVALDCGIKSVDKIAYANERSIDFIICDHHLPGDQLPEAVAILDPKRPDCAYPYKELSGCGIGFKLVQAYAEKNEIPLEEVTCYLDLVAISIACDIVHITGENRILAHLGLQKINTDPSIGVKTLMEVAGRGTYYTISDVVFLLGPRINAAGRIDDAKHAVELLITTDVEVAKEKSLLINVKNTERKGHDLSITDEALSIIDSNEELINRNSTVVFNEHWHKGVIGIVASRLTEKYYRPTIVLTRSNGHVAGSARSVIGFDLYEALCGCSDLLIQFGGHKFAAGLTMHPENVEAFAARFEEVVSATIKPEQLIQQISIDAELHLSQIEPKFFRLLNMFAPFGPENMAPVFLSKNVYVSGVAGLVGESHVKMTVIQKGSPGFESIAFGQGEHLPKLKKDVPFDICYTIEENIWREKRSIQLNIKGIRFTS, via the coding sequence ATGAATAAACGCTGGGCATTACGGGATATCGCGGATCATGAGGAAGTAAAATCCTTAGCCGGCGCCCTCAATATCGACCCGGTGTTAAGCGCCCTGCTCATCAGCAGGGGCATAAAAACGTTTGAAGATGCCCGGCTTTTCTTCAGGCCCGACCTGCGGCTCCTGCACGATCCGTTCCTGATGGAGGATATGGAAAAAGCGGTTTTACGGATAGAAGAAGCAATTTCACGCGGAGAAAAGATCCTGGTTTTTGGCGATTATGATGTTGACGGAACAACGGCCGTGTCGGTTGTTTACAGTTTCTTCAAAAAACGCTATAACAACCTCGAATATTATATCCCCGACCGATACCTGGAAGGCTATGGCATTTCGTTTAAAGGGATAGATTACGCCGCCGAAAATGGTTTTACATTGATTGTAGCGCTTGATTGCGGTATAAAATCTGTTGATAAGATCGCCTATGCAAATGAAAGAAGTATTGATTTTATCATCTGCGACCATCACCTGCCGGGAGATCAGCTGCCTGAAGCCGTTGCCATACTCGATCCCAAACGGCCCGATTGCGCATATCCTTATAAGGAACTCTCCGGATGCGGCATTGGCTTTAAACTGGTACAGGCTTATGCCGAAAAAAATGAAATCCCTTTAGAGGAGGTTACGTGTTATCTCGACCTGGTTGCCATCAGCATTGCCTGCGATATTGTACATATTACCGGCGAGAACCGGATTCTGGCCCACCTGGGTCTTCAAAAAATCAATACTGACCCATCCATTGGCGTTAAAACTTTAATGGAAGTTGCCGGAAGGGGCACTTACTATACTATTTCGGATGTGGTTTTCCTGCTGGGGCCGCGCATTAATGCCGCAGGACGGATTGACGATGCCAAACACGCTGTCGAACTGCTGATTACTACTGATGTGGAAGTGGCTAAAGAAAAAAGCCTGCTTATCAATGTAAAAAATACCGAACGCAAGGGGCACGACCTTTCTATTACCGATGAGGCGTTGAGCATTATTGATAGCAATGAGGAATTGATCAACCGCAACTCAACCGTAGTTTTTAACGAACATTGGCACAAAGGCGTTATCGGTATCGTCGCCTCGCGCTTAACCGAAAAGTATTACCGGCCCACCATCGTGTTAACCCGTTCAAACGGTCATGTGGCAGGCTCTGCACGTTCGGTAATAGGCTTTGACCTGTATGAGGCGCTTTGCGGCTGCAGCGACCTGCTGATCCAGTTTGGCGGGCACAAATTTGCCGCCGGCCTTACCATGCATCCCGAAAATGTAGAAGCTTTTGCCGCCCGTTTTGAAGAGGTAGTAAGCGCCACCATAAAACCTGAACAATTGATCCAGCAGATCTCTATAGATGCAGAATTGCATTTGAGCCAGATAGAACCGAAATTCTTCAGATTATTAAATATGTTTGCACCTTTCGGGCCCGAAAATATGGCGCCGGTTTTCCTGAGCAAAAATGTGTATGTTAGCGGGGTAGCCGGCCTGGTGGGCGAAAGTCATGTAAAGATGACCGTGATCCAGAAAGGCTCGCCGGGCTTTGAAAGTATAGCCTTCGGACAGGGCGAACACCTGCCCAAATTGAAAAAAGATGTCCCTTTTGATATTTGTTATACCATTGAGGAAAATATCTGGCGGGAAAAACGTTCTATACAATTAAATATAAAAGGGATTCGATTTACGAGTTAA
- the folP gene encoding dihydropteroate synthase → MAKDTFFRKKETLNAGGYLIDLSSPKVMGIINLTPDSFFAGSRKPGVEEAVWQAGKMLAEGATFLDLGAYSSRPGAVDISIQEETDRLLPVVEAIRSEYPEAILSIDTFRSKVAEAAINAGGHIINDISGGQLDEDMFATVARLQVPYILMHMKGTPQNMAQKTDYEDVFAEVYDYFASKYYQLKQMGVHDVIIDPGFGFAKKQHQSYALMSRLEEFSRLQLPILAGVSRKRMIHHLLGITPEESLNGTTALNTIALTKGANILRVHDVKEAVEAVKIFTACER, encoded by the coding sequence ATGGCTAAAGATACATTTTTTCGGAAAAAGGAGACGCTGAATGCCGGGGGCTATTTAATTGATTTGAGCAGCCCGAAGGTTATGGGCATCATTAACCTTACGCCCGACTCTTTTTTTGCGGGCAGCCGGAAACCCGGCGTAGAAGAGGCTGTATGGCAGGCAGGCAAAATGCTGGCGGAAGGCGCCACTTTTTTAGACCTGGGGGCCTATTCCTCACGCCCCGGCGCTGTGGACATTTCTATCCAGGAAGAAACGGACAGGTTGCTGCCTGTTGTAGAAGCCATAAGGAGTGAATACCCCGAAGCCATATTATCCATAGATACCTTTCGATCCAAAGTTGCTGAGGCTGCAATAAATGCAGGCGGGCACATCATCAATGATATCTCCGGCGGGCAGTTGGATGAAGATATGTTTGCTACCGTAGCACGCCTGCAGGTCCCCTATATTTTGATGCACATGAAAGGCACACCCCAAAATATGGCTCAAAAAACGGATTACGAAGATGTTTTCGCCGAAGTTTACGATTATTTTGCATCAAAATATTATCAATTAAAACAAATGGGGGTGCATGACGTAATCATCGATCCCGGCTTTGGCTTTGCCAAAAAACAGCACCAAAGCTATGCCCTGATGAGCCGGCTGGAGGAATTTAGCCGGCTGCAACTCCCTATACTGGCAGGAGTATCCCGTAAAAGAATGATCCATCACCTGTTAGGCATTACTCCTGAAGAATCACTTAACGGTACAACTGCGTTGAATACCATTGCCCTTACCAAAGGCGCAAATATCCTTCGCGTTCATGATGTAAAGGAAGCGGTAGAGGCCGTAAAGATTTTCACAGCGTGCGAGCGATAA
- a CDS encoding carbon-nitrogen hydrolase family protein, which translates to MKVAVASPPFPKSIEDGLTNLEQLVKKAAAQQADIICFPESYIPGYPLEEFDIEVASPENMQAALDKAGRIASENNIAIILPMDWHSSKGKFNLAHVISKSGEILGYQTKNQLDPSEDKIWVPGTERSIFEIDGVKFGITICHEGFRYPESVRWAARNDAKIVFHPHCSGSDSNVDEELTEWGNKNNPYYEKAMMMRALENTIYFASSNYGMRYPESASSLIGPDGTCIAYQPYGEPGVFVEEINPELATGLLARRFKPELYGGY; encoded by the coding sequence ATGAAAGTAGCAGTAGCATCGCCCCCATTTCCAAAGTCCATTGAAGATGGATTAACCAATTTGGAGCAACTGGTAAAAAAAGCAGCTGCACAGCAGGCGGATATCATTTGTTTCCCTGAATCATATATTCCCGGTTATCCGTTAGAAGAATTTGACATTGAAGTTGCTTCGCCCGAAAATATGCAGGCAGCATTGGATAAAGCCGGCAGAATAGCATCTGAAAATAATATCGCCATTATATTGCCCATGGATTGGCACTCATCAAAGGGCAAGTTCAACTTAGCGCATGTAATCTCCAAATCGGGTGAAATACTGGGCTATCAAACCAAAAACCAACTGGACCCTTCTGAAGACAAGATATGGGTACCCGGTACAGAACGCAGCATTTTTGAAATAGATGGCGTAAAATTCGGCATTACCATTTGCCACGAAGGGTTCAGGTACCCCGAATCGGTAAGATGGGCGGCCCGGAACGACGCCAAAATCGTATTTCACCCGCATTGTTCGGGAAGCGATAGCAATGTTGATGAAGAACTGACTGAATGGGGCAACAAAAACAACCCCTACTATGAAAAAGCAATGATGATGCGGGCTTTGGAAAACACCATCTATTTTGCCAGCTCCAACTATGGGATGCGTTACCCTGAATCAGCAAGTTCCCTGATAGGCCCGGACGGAACATGCATCGCTTATCAGCCTTATGGTGAGCCGGGTGTTTTTGTTGAGGAGATAAATCCAGAACTGGCGACGGGGCTCCTGGCCAGGAGGTTTAAACCGGAATTGTATGGCGGGTATTAA
- the lptB gene encoding LPS export ABC transporter ATP-binding protein, with protein MILRADNLLKKYKQRTVVNDVSFDVAQGEIVGLLGPNGAGKTTSFYMIVGLIKPNEGQIFLDDENITNDPMYRRAQKGIGYLAQEASVFRKLSVEDNIKAVLEMGDMSKERQKEKLEELIDEFSLHKVRRNRGDLLSGGERRRTEIARALAAEPNFILLDEPFAGVDPIAVEEIQYMVAKLKTRNIGILITDHNVQETLSITDRAYLLFEGKILESGVPEVLAANEMVRKVYLGANFVLKRKTFDHVK; from the coding sequence ATGATTCTTCGGGCAGATAATTTATTAAAGAAATACAAACAGCGTACGGTTGTTAACGATGTATCGTTTGATGTGGCGCAGGGCGAGATCGTAGGTTTACTTGGGCCAAATGGGGCGGGTAAAACAACATCCTTTTATATGATCGTAGGTTTGATAAAGCCAAACGAGGGCCAGATATTTTTGGATGATGAAAATATCACCAATGATCCGATGTACCGCCGCGCCCAAAAAGGCATCGGGTACCTGGCGCAGGAAGCATCCGTTTTCCGGAAACTTTCTGTGGAGGATAATATAAAAGCGGTATTGGAAATGGGCGACATGAGCAAAGAGCGCCAAAAGGAAAAGCTGGAAGAGCTGATCGATGAATTCAGTTTGCACAAAGTGCGCCGCAACCGTGGCGACCTGCTGTCAGGCGGGGAACGCCGCCGTACCGAAATTGCGAGGGCGCTGGCAGCCGAGCCGAATTTTATTTTGCTCGACGAACCCTTTGCCGGCGTTGATCCGATTGCGGTGGAGGAGATCCAATATATGGTTGCTAAATTAAAAACCCGTAATATCGGGATCCTGATCACCGATCACAATGTGCAGGAAACCCTTTCAATAACCGACAGGGCCTACTTGCTTTTTGAAGGAAAAATACTGGAATCAGGGGTGCCCGAAGTGCTGGCAGCAAACGAAATGGTGCGCAAGGTTTACCTGGGCGCCAACTTTGTGCTGAAAAGAAAAACGTTCGATCACGTAAAATAA
- a CDS encoding zinc-dependent metalloprotease, protein MKKIPLVLLFIFSTILYVKGQKPGKIDSATQNLKPYRGYFNFYWDEKNGRILLEVDKFNTEFLYINSLPAGVGSNDLGLDRGQIGGNRVVKFIKSGHKVLLIQPNYDYRAISQNTNERKSVEEAFAQSVLWGFKIEAEENDKVLVNFTPFLLRDGHHLADKLAGADQGDYKVEDSRSAIYLPDTKNFPLNSEFEAIITLTGKAKPNAREIRSVTPDADAITVRMHHSFIQLPDSNYKPRRFDPRSGLYDVSYMDFATPIDEPIVKHLATRHRLEKKDPAAEMSEPKKPIVYYIDPGAPPLVKDALRQGASWWNQAFEAAGYKNAFRVEILPDTVDPMDIRYNIIQWIHRSTRGWSYGESITDPRTGEIIKGQVSLGSLRDRQDFLIAEGLLQPYEDGKPIDTTLMHIVFARLRQLAAHEVGHTLGLQHNFAASVNNRSSVMDYPSPLFSLKADGTVDLSKAYATGIGGWDKRVILYGYQDFAPGTNEDKALKDIISETLKQGYLYITDEDARPADGAHPQAHLWDNGVNAADELNRLMLIRKHLLDNFSEKAIRPGAPMAMLEEVLVPVYLLHRYQVEAASKMLGGLYYTYAIKNDGQTVTKLIAPAEQWKAFGALMSTLSPDALALPEKLIEKIPPRPDGYPRTRELFKSRTGLTFDPMAAAESAAGTTIEFMLNPQRAERLVEYKSRDNTQPGLIPVIDKLVAQTWKAPQQAGYKGELQRLVNGLVLKQLLTLTADPQAAESVRGIALMEIDGLKKWMQVRLNIAPGEEKASLLFGLSQIEAFNKNPDQFKPAPVLIMPDGSPIGD, encoded by the coding sequence GTGAAAAAAATACCACTGGTCCTATTGTTCATTTTTAGCACTATTTTATATGTCAAAGGGCAAAAACCGGGCAAAATAGACTCGGCAACGCAAAATCTTAAACCCTACAGGGGGTATTTTAATTTTTACTGGGACGAAAAAAATGGCAGGATCTTATTAGAGGTAGATAAATTTAACACGGAATTTTTATATATAAACTCTTTACCGGCCGGTGTCGGCTCAAATGACCTGGGTTTAGACCGCGGCCAGATTGGTGGAAACCGGGTTGTTAAATTTATAAAAAGCGGGCATAAGGTGCTCCTGATCCAGCCCAATTACGACTATAGGGCAATAAGCCAAAATACAAACGAACGAAAATCAGTTGAGGAAGCGTTTGCGCAATCAGTTTTATGGGGATTTAAAATAGAAGCTGAAGAAAACGACAAAGTTTTGGTTAATTTTACCCCATTTTTGTTGAGAGATGGGCATCACCTTGCGGATAAACTGGCCGGCGCCGATCAGGGAGATTATAAAGTTGAGGACTCAAGGTCGGCTATCTACCTGCCGGATACAAAAAACTTCCCGCTGAATTCGGAATTTGAAGCCATCATCACGCTCACCGGGAAAGCCAAACCCAATGCCAGGGAGATCCGGTCGGTTACCCCCGACGCGGACGCTATAACGGTAAGGATGCACCATTCATTTATACAGCTGCCTGACAGCAATTACAAACCGCGCAGGTTCGACCCTCGTTCCGGGCTTTATGATGTAAGCTACATGGATTTTGCAACACCGATTGATGAACCTATCGTAAAACACCTGGCTACCCGCCACCGGCTGGAAAAAAAAGACCCGGCGGCCGAAATGAGTGAGCCCAAAAAACCCATTGTATATTATATTGACCCGGGAGCACCGCCATTGGTGAAAGATGCGCTAAGGCAGGGAGCCTCATGGTGGAACCAGGCTTTTGAAGCCGCAGGGTATAAAAACGCTTTTCGCGTAGAAATTTTACCGGATACCGTTGACCCGATGGATATCCGGTATAATATTATCCAATGGATCCACCGCTCCACACGGGGATGGTCATACGGCGAATCCATAACGGATCCCCGCACCGGCGAGATCATTAAAGGCCAGGTATCATTGGGTTCGCTACGCGACAGGCAGGACTTTTTAATTGCGGAAGGTTTATTACAACCCTATGAAGACGGAAAACCGATTGACACTACCTTAATGCATATCGTATTTGCACGCCTGCGCCAGCTTGCCGCACATGAGGTTGGCCACACCCTGGGTCTGCAGCACAATTTTGCGGCAAGCGTAAATAACAGGTCGTCGGTTATGGACTATCCATCACCATTATTCAGTTTAAAAGCTGACGGAACCGTCGACCTTTCAAAAGCATATGCCACGGGGATTGGCGGCTGGGATAAGCGTGTTATCCTGTACGGATACCAGGATTTTGCGCCTGGAACGAACGAGGATAAAGCGTTGAAAGACATCATCAGCGAAACACTGAAACAAGGTTATTTGTACATTACCGATGAAGACGCCCGCCCGGCCGATGGTGCACACCCACAAGCTCACCTGTGGGATAACGGCGTTAATGCCGCCGATGAGCTGAACAGGCTAATGCTGATCCGCAAACATTTGCTGGATAATTTCTCGGAAAAGGCGATAAGGCCCGGCGCGCCAATGGCTATGCTGGAAGAAGTTTTGGTACCGGTATATCTTTTGCACCGCTACCAGGTGGAAGCCGCGTCAAAAATGCTGGGAGGTTTGTATTACACCTATGCTATTAAAAATGACGGACAAACAGTAACCAAACTGATTGCGCCTGCTGAGCAATGGAAGGCCTTTGGGGCGTTGATGTCGACCCTGAGTCCTGATGCTTTGGCCTTGCCTGAAAAGCTTATTGAAAAAATTCCGCCAAGGCCAGATGGTTATCCGCGTACACGTGAATTATTCAAATCGCGTACAGGGCTTACCTTCGACCCTATGGCGGCGGCTGAATCGGCGGCGGGCACCACCATTGAATTTATGCTTAACCCCCAGCGGGCCGAACGCCTGGTTGAATATAAATCAAGAGACAATACGCAACCTGGCCTGATACCCGTTATTGACAAACTGGTTGCCCAAACATGGAAAGCGCCGCAGCAGGCGGGCTACAAAGGTGAACTGCAAAGGCTGGTAAACGGGCTGGTATTGAAACAGTTGCTTACCCTTACTGCGGACCCGCAGGCAGCCGAAAGCGTGCGGGGAATTGCATTAATGGAGATAGACGGCCTGAAAAAATGGATGCAGGTAAGGCTAAACATTGCCCCGGGCGAAGAGAAGGCAAGCCTATTATTTGGCCTGTCGCAAATTGAAGCCTTTAATAAAAACCCTGACCAATTTAAACCGGCACCTGTGTTAATTATGCCTGACGGAAGCCCGATAGGCGATTAA